Within Apium graveolens cultivar Ventura unplaced genomic scaffold, ASM990537v1 ctg420, whole genome shotgun sequence, the genomic segment TTCTCATTTGGCTACCATACATATTTGTCTGTTTCGGATATCTGGTATGCACTGACATTTTTGAACCTAAATACTCTGTCACTGGTTGTAATGTGTTGTGACATGAAATAAAACAAAGATCATAGAAACAGGACTGGGCTAAGTTGGCAGTGACATTTAAGTACCTATTAAAACCTCTGCTATTTGTAAATGGTTGACGTTTTCGTGCTATGTATGTATTTCATTTAGTAATCTTTTGCATATCACCAAAATGGTGCTACTGAGTACAATGCTACATTTTCAACTCCCTCTCACTGTTAGTTTCTAAGGGAATATATTACTTACTTAAAAGTAGAAGAGGCTTATGCTAAACGCTGCTTTAATATTCTTTGAAAGCATTTCATTTGTTTTAAGTAGGTGAAATAAAGTTAAGTGCGTTTACCTTTTATCAACACAATATGAGAGAAAAATGATCATACTGACACGTGTAAATTACTGCCACATTTTAGTACATGCACAATACATTTAAGTTATAGTTGAAACACATGTGTGCGTTATGTTTTACATAAGTGACACTTGAAGGCTTTTCAGATGTGCCATTTAGACACTTCTCCTTCTCAATGTTATTTTGATCATTTGCCACATAATAATAAAGGAGAAGGAATGTAGACTTTGCGATCTTGTTGCTTAATTAGATTTCTTGATATATGAAGGCTTGCCGAAGTGAAATTTACAGTATTTAGCTCGTCCTCTTTTGTTTCTGCTAAATTCATATGGTTTTACAGTGAAGTGAGGATAGAAGGTTTGGAAACATTGGATTATCTAGACAACCTGTCTGATCGAAAATGCTTCACTGAACAAGGAGATGCAATTACTTTTGAATCTGAGGTATAGTCTTATGTGTGGTTCCCTAGTACTTAGTTTTTTACTTCAATAGTGCACAATAAATGAGCATAGCTGTCATCATCTCCCGTTTAGCGACACTCTTCTTCGAATTAAGGGATGTAAAAACTTAATTATGAACTAAGATTAGTGGAGGAGAATATGTGCAGTAAACCTCCTCATAAAACGTATATCAATTTTAGATATATAGAAGGGAGGAATATGAAATTTCCGGACTCTATTCACTTATACAATCTTGATTATCtatgtgtgtgtgtatactgTGTGTGTATACATATGATTGTGGCACAGTTAGACCATTTGACTGAATTATTTTACTATCTTTAAGTTTGTTctgtgattttttttaattttattatcgAACTGCTACTTCTACTTCATAAATTTCTGAAATActaatgaagaaaatgctccatgAATCCCCTCCCCCGTTGACATATAGTTTCCAGGTAATTATCCATTCTTTTTAAATTAATGCAAGATTTGTAATTTGTTGTTATTTTTTTAGATATTATTATTTgctattattttatttttattattgaatatcATGCAACTAAAATCAATAGattttttgcaaaaaaaaatagATAAGTCCCACTAGAATTGAAATACTACCCAACATAATACCTATGTGATCAGTGCAACCATATTGAGAGGTTAAGAAACACATAAATCACATTTGGTTGATGCAAAAGTAGTTAATTTTTACCTTTTAAGTATTCACATTTGGAGTTATAAATCTCATATGGATACTCTGAATACCATATTTATCATTTTGTCATTTGTACCTTTGAGGTATCAATTTTTTTGGGTACGTATTCCAAATTACTCCATTGGAGACCGGTCACAACTCATTCTGAATGGTTTACATAGTTAATGTTTGTTAGATCTTTTACCGACAATATTAAATCATACATATTTTACTTATTCATTGAAGTGGTGTGCATGACTGTAACATGAGAAGGTCTAGTAATAAGTTCCTTAAGGTTAATATTATTGATCTTGTTATATACTTGTTTCTTATAATTTTCTGAACCAGTGTCCTGGTTTTCAGCCGTTGCTTGAGGAAGCTGTTGCAGGCCATCTAAAGCCATAGCATCTGACCGTGATTGGCTCAGATGAAGCCTCAAAATATTATTCCTGCGGATTCTTCTTCAATGTCCATCCAATTATTTAGAGCAGCTGCAACCTACTAGATGCGGTAATGCCCAGAAACATGGGTGCAGAAAGTAAAAGGTGCAGATAATACTTTAGTCTCTTCATTTTTTTCAAAGTCCCCGTTTATTATCTTTTGCGTATATAGTTGATAAATACTTGGTATTCCTTCCTTTCCTCTGCGGTAATTGTTCGTATTCCCAATTGAATACCGCTTTGGAGATTGTTCAGATTCCAAATTGGCATAGAATTTGTAGATATATAAAGTCTTACTTTTTCACAACTGTTGAAAGAATTTACTTTACTGGATATGTGAGGTCTTCTGTTGTAGCCAAAGAAATATTAAATGTGTACAGGCTCCTTCATTTTCCTAGTCCAGATACCATGACTAAAGTTCATTTAATTTTATCTGAACAACAGATAGTAAGATTGCAGTTTTCCAGTGTACTGGGCCTAGTTCTCACTTTCTTCCATTGTAAAAGGTTAACGTTCCCATTGGGTACAAAACTGGTCTCATAAGTTTCTGTAGCAAAACTTATGTTATTCCATGTGACCACATATTCTCATAAGCCTTAACTTCTTTTTTCTCTTAACTTCTTATAGCAGATATAGACGCTATTCTATCCCCTGATAATGGCCGTACAGTATTTTCAGAGTAAACTTTCTTGTCGAATATGGACTTAGAGAGTATTTGTTTAATATGAAATTAAACTAATAGCGCCATAAATTAAATAGGGATTAATGCCTGGCTTAAAGAAAAAAGTGCTTATCCATGATATATGTCCAAACTGCATATGTATATGCATATTAAATGAACACAAGTATGTTAAACGTAATAAAAGGGAGCAAGGTCGTCTTTCATTTCGCTTGGTTATAGGATTACTTGTATTGCCATATTAGTTTTAGTTGGTCTCTGTGATGAGGGAAGATAAAGTGAAAACTCATTTGATGAAGTATTGGATCATATATACACCACCTGATTATAGCATGTGCTTGATTATAATGATCTTTTCTTTTTTACTACAGAGTGGTATAATCCCTATTTTTTGTGGGGAATGTTTCGACGTTGTCATGGAAAGCTTAGAAGTGCAATCGAAGGAAAGGTAGTTGAAGACGTGAATATTGACGATGATGTCGACATACTAGGCGGGGGACTTTTGGGACCGGTTTATGTATTATTCCAAAGCAGTCATCAATTCTAATTCTGCTAGAATTCTTAGAGATTGAACTAAATATTATTTTGCGGATTCGTAGAGATTTTGACATAGACGATATTCCTTCTGAACCTACGTCAAATTCCAATTCTGCTGAAGTTCGTAGAATTTATTCTTACATGAACGGCGTTTTACCTGACCAAGTAAAAGTCTTCAACTCACTAATCAACAATCCTATTGACAATTAAAAGTCAAGAAAGTTAACAAGATTTAAAAACCCAACCTGCAGTCAGATTATGTACCTTGTTCAAGTATAATGTTTTCTTTCACATTCCTAAAGTACAAATTGCTTCTCATAATGTAAAGATAATAATAACACCAAGTATATTGTTGTTTAGCCCTATATGGTACATGCGTAGAAAAATGTCTAAAATGGCACGCATGTAAAACAGCCCAAAATAGTATGTAGAAACGCAGAAAATGGTAATGTTTAGCTAAAACACTAAATTGCTTAGCGTGTTGGTTGTTATTAATactatttttttcctttttttgtcCATGACGCTAGATGAACTTGTGGTTGaggtttttaatttttttttgttatgCTAAACATTACTTAAGTTAGATCGCTTTAAGTAACGCTTTCCCCAATTTTTTCTAATTGGATTGTTGTGCATTTTACtaagttttaatatttttaaaattttaacggGGCATTTTGAACCCTACAAAATTAAAAACTGCTAAATTAGATATTAGAATTTTAATTGGAGTTTGATTTCTAAAATCCTGAATTCAATATCAATGTAccaattattaatttattttttaatattcaaaatctaaatggaagttgttgaactttAGGAGCCCGTAAGGTTTATCTAGTGCGCACCGATGGGTAGCGGCCGCCGTTACTAcggtaaaaaaaaaattaattgttATTAACTgtcatttattaaaaaaattggatattcaattagtttattaattaaaatccaaaaaaattataataataattaaaactgaATAAATACGTATCAAGATAAATCAACATCATAGTCTTTTTGAACAAAACTACGATCGTTGATCGGATCTTTCACTGTTGTATATTTCTCGCTCGCATTGTTGACATATACATCATTTTATAAAGACAATCCAACAATCTGTTGAAATTGTGAGAACACAGAAATTTGACGTGTCGAAACGCATTCGAACAATTAATAATAGTCGTAATCTGATAGGACCCCTATCAATGAACCAATATACGAAATTTTGTAGATGTACGATTCCAGAGAACAAAACAAACAAACTAAACTCTCACAATGAGAGAGAACAAACACAATATATAGTTAAGAAAACCTATACATAGAACTAAAACTCTTAATGAAGAGATAGATTTATttgaagtaaataaaaattaggaaaaattatcAAACAGTGTTTATCATTAACCAATCGAAAAAATAAGAATTAAGATTTTGCGAAAGAGAGAGATAGGAGGGCAActagtttttaaatatttctaaTATCCAAAGTGAATTTTGAAcctaaaaaatttattaaataaggATACACCCCTAagtttataaatattaatttaaaatgactattgaaaaaataatattaaatgatATTACAGCCGAAAAATAGCACACAAtaagaaatttaaaataataattataataatttatatactACGTGTAATTttataatacaaaattaagttagcaattaaaaaatataaaaaaaatattaaatgttttattatttaaattatttaaattataaccttaaaaatatttaaaattactCATATAAATTGCAACAATCAACCAAACATGATATTAATATACTATCAATATCAATTATAGCAATCAACTAACATACGTCATATGATATTAGTTTCATATATCGTTAACCCAATACCACCTTCCAAACCCTTGTCATTCCCCTAACAAGTGAAATGACCTCCTGAAGATAAACTCTTAATTAGCGCATGGTTGAATGTGTCGATTGATCCCTTGATCGGGGCGAATAAAAAGGGTGAATTTTGGGATCAAATTTGTAACTATTGTGAATAAAGTAATCACGGTATTATCAAAAGAGGGTAATATCTATCAAAAAAGGTGGCAACGAATAAATGAAGGGGCTTAGCAATATAGAACATGTTATAAGGAAGCTGTCTCAAAAATGGGGGTGGTACAAATTTGGACAACATAATTGCGGTAGCTCATGGTTTCCATAAAACTAAATACAATAAGAAGTTTAATTTTGACAAGCATTGGAATGATCTAAAGAGACATCCTAAATGGAGACAGCCTAAAGAGACAAATAATGGAAGTGCAAAGAGAACTAAATTTAGTGATTTGGGAACTACTCATCATTGATGAATGAAACACCAACAGATGAGAATGTTGTTGAATCACCGGTTCGTCCTAAAGGTACAAAAGCAGCTAAGAGGGAGGGGAAAAAAAGGCAGAGTTTAATGATCTTAAAAAAAAGATTATGAAGAAATAAAAGCTAGTTTATGCAGAGATTAGATCTAATGGCAGAGTTCAATGAACTTAAGAAAAAGAGGAGGCTAGGAAAGAGAATGAATCAGATATGCAACTTCTTACGCTTGATACTAGTATAATGAAAGAGGCTCAACGAGAGATTTATGCCAAAATTATTGAGGAAGTCAAATCAAGACGCAGGTGGAACTAGCCATTGGAATCTAGTTGCTTGTTTATTTTTATTTGGAATTAGTTGTTGGAAACTAGTTGTTCGTTTGATTCTGTTTGGAATAAGTTCTTGGAAGTTAGTTTTTGTTTGTTTCTATTTGGAACTAGCCGTTGTAATTTAGTTCTTGTTTATTTTTAGTTCAAACTAGccgttttcttttattatttgtatctcctataaaacatgtATGTTCTTTGTGATAGTCTGCAACTCATTTTTTTCATTCACAGTGCAATCAAAATATATACTACGGATGAGAACTCTGATTTGTCTAAAGAATTTATTGAAGAAGGCTCGTCAACCACGACTAAACCAGTGATATGCAAAGACCGTGAAGCGGGTCATGAACGATTGGAGAGAGATTATTTTGCTCAAAATCCAGTATACCCTCTAGATACATTCCGACGACGGTTTCGAATGGGAAGACACGGTGGTCCTTCGAATTGTGGATGCTCTTTCAAATTTTGATCCATATTTTCAGCAGAAGGTTGATGCATTGGAAAGAAAGGGCCTATCACCTTTACAAAATTCACGGCGGCCATACGCATGTTGGCATATGGAATTGGAACGGATGCAGTTGATGATTATGTGTGCATTGGTACGTCCACTGCAATTGAATGCTTGAAAAAATTTGTTAccaatattattttaatttttgagaGTGAATATTTGCGAAAGCCAAACTCAAATGATGTACAACGTCTCATAAAAATGGGAAAGGCTCGCGGTTTTCCCGGAATGATGGGGAGTATTGACTACATGCATTTGCAGTGGAAAAATTGCCCTAAAGCATGGAAAGGGATGTTCATGAGGGGTCATAAAGGAGTTCCAACAATATTGCTTAATGTTGTTGCCTCATCGGACCTATGGATATGACATGCATTTTTCGGAGTTGCTGGTTCTAATAACGACATGAATGTGTTAGACCGATAATCGATATTTGATGATGTACTAGAAGGTCGTGCTCCTGAGGTAAATTACAATATTAATGGTAACAACTATACATGGGGTACTATCTAACAGATGGAATCTATCCTGAATGGGCTACGTTCGTGAAACAATTCCACGTCCACAGGGTGAAAAGATAAAATTGTTCTCCAAATATCAAGAAGGTCATCGAAAAAACGTAGAAATGACATTTGGCGTGTTGCAATCTCAATTTGCAATTGTACATGATCCAACACAATTTTGGGATAAAGAAGATCTCGCTAAAATAATGAGAGCGTGTATTATACTACATAATATGATCGTTGAGGATGAGAGAGACACATACGCCACTCCCTTTGGCGCTTTACTATCTTACGATGATGCAACATATGGCTTACCGCCTCCAAACTTAGGCGAAGAATCTTTAGCCTCTAATGAAATGTATATCGGAAGGACTATCCAACTTTGTGACAGGCAGAAACATCGTCAACTACAATTCGATCTGGTTGAGCATATCACAATGTTCCATAATAATGATTAACTAGCTCTAtagcccgtgcaatgcacggaCATGCTCTATATTGGGCGAATCGATATTATTTTAGTTATTCTTGTTGATAATATTTCATGTTGTCCCCCCTCCTAATGATGATGGATTTATTTTTGTATATGAGTAGATTTTTATTTTGATGACATTGGTGCAATAGTGTTTATCTACAATTAACGTAGAGACTTGTAGTGACATTTCTTGTTTTTTACTGTTAAGGACGATCCATgaatttttttagaaattttagtaATTTTACATAATATAGTTGTTTGTTTACATaagattttattttataattgttatttgaattttagtattcTTCAATTTTAATTTCCGACCTCAGTAACTCTTTCCCCTCTCtcaaaaaatattaatgaatCCACATCTCACGGCATACTAGGCGCTTTCGGGTTGTATTTTAATATGTAAACTTTACCaagattatttattttagttaatattaTCAGTTCATGTCATAATGACGCAGTAAAATACCAATATAAACCAACATTAtcatatatttatgaattatgaGGACCATAAGTTAAAGGTTTTTTTACATAAATTcacacatacatatacatatatatatgtgtgtatattatatatacatatatatatatatatgtgtgtgtatttatatatatatatgtatgtatatatatatatatatgaaagcccataatttatttatttttgtgtaaatacaaaaatataataCTTAAAGTATGACATGGttagatataaatatatattcacTTAGAGGTATAATGGTTCTGATCCACataatcatatttaatatataaGTTTATCTAGTTCATTTGTTTGTAATATTTAATTCGCAAATGTTTATAATAGATCTAAATATTAGTGTTAATGTGATAAATATGGTATATGTCAGTCAACTGTGTTATTAAAGGTCACTGGTAGGCTGTGATAATATCATTAAAATTAATGACGAACAATAATATTTTGtacaaataaaatttattataatttaaatgtactaccactttttataaataacatgattttgtactcaagtttctaatgtattaatattatttattttgttataataataataataatattattattattataattattattaatataatataaataataataattattattattagaatttttaatatatatgttttataaacctgctattaaaatgaaatattttttctttttaatgaaatttaaaattattactattaatattaatatttaattttactTTATATTTAAAATTCACTTATTTATATTAATTTGATAATTTATAATGTATGTATTCTCGTTTTTAGAATTTAACTTACGTTAAAAATAAGGACAATTTTTGTAGACAAAAAAATTTGAATCATTAACTAAAAGGGAAATTTAAGGGAAATTTCATTTGAAGACGAGGGTTTTTAATTTTCGGAGCAAATAAAAAGGATAAGACAATACTACGCCATGCCAAATAGAAAAATAAACTGAgggtaatataatattttttattgtcTTGCTCTGATAATTAAGAACCTGCTCTGAAAATATAACATCTCTaactaaattattatatatatacatatacgtaCATACGTACATATGTTTGgatgtatgtatgtatacatGCGTGCATGTATTTctataataattagttataaatGAATATGTATATATTAAGTATGCAATTATTAATCTATATTAGTAAGTCATAACTTAGGTATTATATGATCCATGCATATATCTctataataattagttataaatatatatataatattaagtATGTAACAACTAATCGATATTAATAAGTGATGTGAtaacttatgtattatatgaattcTTATGCAATGGTTATCATTTAAATTTTTATACTAATTTTTTAATAGAGTATGTAAATTTTAtgaagaaattatttttaatgacttacatattaatgatgttttaattgaggtaataaaaattacatgaatgaatctgtattaattatataataatgaatGAGTATTAATGATTAAAACAAATAATGTTTGGATATTAATTAATGTATTTATGATTAAATAATAAATGAGTATTAATGGCTAAAACAAATATTGAATGGATATTAACTATTATATTCATGATTAAATTTGCTCATTAATTACCGTATCTATGATTAAATAATGAATGAACATTAATGGTTAAAACAAATATTATATGAAcattaattattatatttatgattaaatttgcTCAGCGAACCCCTGTTGCTGTATTAGATATATAGTAGATAGATTTGTTTCAGATGTAATATTTTAAATTGTCATGTTcttgtaatattttattttaattatgtaatgtattttaataataagtaatatttttatttttaatcttattaatatttaatttttaaattttaaattttaaacacGTTTAGTCGGAGTGGGTCACTTGATTTACCAAGCCCATGAAGAAGGAAATGGCAGTGGACTTGGGTCACTTGATTTACTAAAAGTTGGACTTGGGCTTTGAATAGGAGCCGGTTGACCACCTAATTTACCAAGCCTATGTTTTGCTTACTGGGCTTCAAAAATAAGGAAATGGCACTTGCTCGGCCTATATAATACGGCTTAGGGTTAGGATTAGCACCCGTTTATTGTAATCAATTTCATGTAATCATGGTTTTGGAGGTGAAATCGAGTTGCAGCCGATTGATTTCTTTTTCTACACGAAGCAGcctcatcatattcaatctctcaaTCGCCCCTTTTTATTAATTATAAGGTGTCAATTTCAAGACTCAATTCACTTGTACAATCTTTTATGAGTATAATTTATGTGTTTTTTTAGTTTAATTCTTCATTTTTATTCGAATTTCTGAATTACTTGTagaaacaatgaagaaagtgctccacGAATCTCGTCCCCGTCCCCGTACAGTTTTCAGGTAATTCTCCATCTTTTAAATACAACAAGTTGATCTAATTTTGtgtaattgtgtgtgtgtgtaaagTGTATGAAGAAGAAATCTAGAATGGATACGTTCAGTTCATTTTTGTGGTTGTTTTTTCTATTTAAATGGACCCCGATCCGAAATTTCCAGCCTCAAACCCttataatttgaaaatttattgttaATACTTAACTTTATCCTAGGGCAACATTTACGGTTCATTTACAGTGAAATGATTATATCGTAAAGGATTAATATGGAAGATGCATTGTTAAGTGGTTGCAGAATaaataaatttgttttaattTCTATTTATGAAGAAATATTCACAAAAAATAGGCATGACTATGTAAATACGGTAGATTAAAACCGTGGTCTTTGAGAGGGCCTCACCAAGTCTGTTTCTAAAGTTTGTTTTCATGTATTCTAATTGGCTAGCCTTATACTCGTGATCTGGAAGCGGAACTGCACGTGATAAAAGAAGAGAATGCACGTCTGCAACATGCTTCGGTAAGTAAGACACTGGCTAcgactttgtttctttaaaacaAATCTGCATGTTTATTATTAGTTATCTTTTTGGCTAGTGCAAACATAAACTAGAAGCAACAAAGAGGATTACGCAGCAGACATGTTGACCATCATTTTATATCTTGCATATTTTCATGTTCAGTAATCATTCATGTGCATTACTTTTACATGAGAAGGTCTAGTAATAAGTTCCTTTAGATTAATATTATTGATCTTGTTATAAACTTATTCTTATAATTTTCTTAACAAGTGCCCTGGTTTTCAGCAATTGTTTGAGGAAGCTGTTGCAGGCCATCTAAATCCATAGCATCTGACCGTGATTTGCTCAGATGAAGCCTCAAAATATTATTACTGTGGATTCTTCTTTAATGTCCATCCAATTATTTAGAGCAGCTGCACCTGCAACCTACTAGATGGGGTAATGCCCAGAATAGTACATGGGTGCAGAAAGCAAAAGGTGCAGATAATTACTTTAGTCTCATCTTTTTCAAAGACCCTATTTATAACTTTTTGCATATATAGGATAATAGGATGCCTCCGCTGGACCTTTGTTGCACTGTGGAGCAATCAGCTTTTGTTTCTTTGAAGTTCCAGCAGTCTCCA encodes:
- the LOC141701608 gene encoding uncharacterized protein LOC141701608 yields the protein MLAYGIGTDAVDDYVCIGTSTAIECLKKFVTNIILIFESEYLRKPNSNDVQRLIKMGKARGFPGMMGSIDYMHLQWKNCPKAWKGMFMRGHKGVPTILLNVVASSDLWI
- the LOC141701609 gene encoding uncharacterized protein LOC141701609; protein product: MGYVRETIPRPQGEKIKLFSKYQEGHRKNVEMTFGVLQSQFAIVHDPTQFWDKEDLAKIMRACIILHNMIVEDERDTYATPFGALLSYDDATYGLPPPNLGEESLASNEMYIGRTIQLCDRQKHRQLQFDLVEHITMFHNND